Genomic segment of Deinococcus radiopugnans ATCC 19172:
CCTCTTCATCGGGTGACCACCCGATAATCGGCGGTGGGTTGGCCCTTCACGCGCGGCACCTCGTAGCCCTCGGCCACGCTCACCCACGCGAACCGGGTCTGTGGACCTGCATAGGGCAAACCGGGGCTGTACTTCGGGATCAGCATGGGAGCAGGGGTGGGGACCGGGAACGGGGACGGGAGGAAGACGTTGTTGCCCACGGCCAGATAAATCATCTGCCGCAGCGGTTTAGCGCTGGCCTCCTCGGGCAACAGACGCGGCCTGACCTCATTCCATGCCTCGAAGAGGGTGGTGTACCCGAAGCGCTCGTACATGGCCGGATTGTTGAGGGGAAAGCGCCGCTTGAACTCCTCCAGTTTCCAGACGCCGGGGGGATTTGGTGTCCCCAGCACGTCCTTGTTGATGGGCAGCGTATGGACCCGCAACGCCGCAGACGGCCCGCTCAGCCCCTGCAAGTAGTAGGCGTAGGCCGTGGCCCTAAACACGCCGCCCAGCGCCTGGCCCGCCTCCTGGGCTTTGCTCTGGAGGAAGGTCAGATCGGGTTGCAGCTTCATGACTGGCGCAACGATGGCGTCGTTCAGACCGGACCACGGCAGCGGCGAAAACTTGCCGTTGGGGGCCAGCGCCTGGACCACATCCCGCAGGTAATCTGCCGCGTACTCCGTCTGAGCTTCCCCGGTGGCCTTTTGGATTCGTGCGTCCGCGAGGTCAAAGCGGAAGCCCAGGGGGGCCGGGGCCAGCGGGTTCAGGCTCGGTTTGTCCCCCTCGATGCAAAAGAGCTTGCTGCTACCGATCCAGATGCAGGTGCCGGGGAGATATATCAGGGACGGGTCCGGGGCCAGCTTCCCGCAATAATCGCCGTTGGCAACGGTGGGCAGCAGGCTGTAACGGTCCATCTTCAGGCGGTCATCCGGTGGCTGCGACGGGATTTTCCCGACGAGCCGGGCGGGGAACATGCCGTTGTCCGTGTTCAACACGACGGCGGGGGCCTGCGCCTGGTGGTCCCCGCCGGACCAGTCCAGGGCGCAGTGGGTCAGGTTCATCAGGGGATTGTTCAGCCGGACCAGCGCCCGCCAGTAGTAGCGGTCCTCCAGCCGTTGCCACGCCGTTCTCAACGCCTGACCCACCCGTACGGTTTCGCTGTCCAGGCTGTAAGGTGCGGTGAACTCATATGTTCCGCACCCGCTGCTCTCCTTGCCCTTGCCCTTGGCCTGACACTGCTTGAACTTCTGAAAGGCGTCCACGTTGAGAAAGCGGGCGTGCGGCACCGGCGTGAGCGACGTCTGACTGTAAATGTTGTTGCGGTGGCGGTACACCGGAGCATCGCTGGCACCTGCGGGGGCTGAGGTGCAGAGCGCAGCGAAAAGGAGCAGCCAGATCCTCATCGCTTGACCATGACGCCGACATAGCGGTTCGCCAGCACCTTCTGGGTTCGTGGCTCTACCGGTGAGAAGGTAAAGAGCAGGATGCTAGTTTTGGCGTTCATCGTCCGGCGATCAATCGAGATCCGGCCACGAAGACCAGTGGCCGTTACGAGAGCGGGCCGATTCGGCTCAACTTGGACCGCCCCCGAATCGAATCCTCCCCCCGCACGGATCAAGGTCTTGGGCAACAGAATGAATTTGAGGTTTTCCACTTGCCCCACCAACCGCACGGTGTAGGTGTAGAAGTCGGTGGTGGGGGTGCTGGCGGCCTGGTCCTTGATCAGGTCGATCCGCAGGGGACTCCCCGTGGCTGAACTCAACACAGGGGCGGCCAGAGGCGCAGGCACAGGTGGGCGAGCGGTTGGGCGGCTGGCCGGAGCAGGCACGGGCAGCACGTTGGGGACGGCCTGGGCCTTGCTGACGCCTGGAGGCGTGGACGTCTTGACTGGAGCGGTTGGGGGCCTGGGCAGAGGAGCGGGGGCCGGTTTGCTGGGGGCAGCAGCAGTTTGATCGTCCCGAACGGTGTATGACAGCACCCCACCCGTTTTATTGCTCAGTTCCACCGTGAGCTTGAGGATGGTGGGTTGGCCCCGGTTCACCAGACGAATATTCAGCGTGGCAAAGCCACCGGCTTTAAGAACGTCGAGGTAGATGACCCGTCCGTCTGACTCGTCCACCGTGGGGATCAGGACGCTTTGCTTGGCGGCATTGACCCCCACATTCTGCACCTCGGCGGGCAACGTCAAGCTCACCTGGAACTCGGTGCTGGCAACCATCCTCCCCAACTTGTCGCCGGTTAGGTCGGCAACCCTGAAGGTACGGCCCACGCCGGAATTCACTGTTCCCTGCTGCTGTGCGAAGACGGTTCCGAACAGCAATAAACCTGCCGAGATTCCCCAGACCTGTGTTCGCCGCATATATCGATATTAACATAAATACCTATAAGAGCAGAACCACCCCGCTCCTCAGAGATCCAATCCAGCCACCAGACCCTAGAAGCCGATCAGCGGCTCTTCTTCGTGTCGCTCCCCCACGCCTGCGGACGACTTTCCGGAGGCGGCGGCTCCATCAAGATCAGCCGTCTGGGGGGTGGTGGCCGCCTGATCCGCCGCAACAGAGGGTGTCACCTGAGCTGCTTGCGGCTCCAGCGCGGCGCGGCTGACCCGCGTAACTGGCGGAGCCTCGGCCGCCACCTCAGCCCTTTCCGGCGTTTCCAGGTCACCCAGAACGTCGATCTCTGGCAGGGGAAAGGCCTGGGCCACCACAAAGCTCTTGAACCGCCACGGCTCCAGGCGGTGCGCGAAGATCGGCGGCAGCTCGTTGGTCAGGATGACGCTGTGGGTAGGCTTGAGCTGGCCGAACTCGGCGGCGGTGATTAGCTCCCGTGTCGTCAACCGGACGCCGCTCGACAGTTCATGCGCGTGTTCCTGCTTGTTCAGGCTGCGGTCTTCCACCATGTACTGCCCACAACTGTTGGACACGAAGGCGGCGGTGCTTTCCTTGTCCGCCTCGTTGCGGTCCACGGATGGCAGGAAGATCTTGGTGTGGATGTTGTCCAGCAGAGTGGTTTTCCCTCCCCTGCCCCAGCGCTCGCCGAGCTGTGCGAGGCTCTGCACGTACATGCACAGGTAAATACCACGGCCTGACACGGTGGCGCTGTAGTCGGGCATGTTGTGGGGCGTCGCCCGGTAGGCCTCGTCGAAGATGCCCAGGGTTTTGACGCCGTGCTGCGAATAGTGCGGCACATTCAGGTCGTAGGTGCGGAGCATGGTCCGAATCACCGAATCCACCACAAGATTGAACAGCGGAAGGGTCAGATCGAGCTCCGACTCCCGGAAGACCAGGTACACCGTCACCGGGCGGTCCATCAACTCCCTGGCGCGGAAATCGCTGGCACTGGTCATATGGATCACACCGTCGGTGGTGAGGTACTGGGCCGCCGTGACGAGGCGCTGCCAGCTGTTTTTGAGAAAGCGGTCATTTTCCGCTGCCGCCCAGTCCATCTTGTCGGGCGCTTTGGACAGGAAGGCGGTCAGCCACTTGCTGACCATCCGATCGCCCAGCTTGTGCAGCTTCAGGGCCGCGCCTTTCAGGCCCTCGGCGTCGTACAGCAGTTCGTCCAGGGTGGGAATCACCGGCCAGCCATTCACCTTGGCGGCCTTGATGATGGCGGCCAGCGCGGCAGCGGCCCGCTGCGCGAACACGGCGTTCTCGCCATCCTGATCCGGCGACATGAAGGCGGTGGCCGCGCTGAAAATCTGCTCGTCGGTTTCCATTTCCGCGAAGGGGTCAAAGCGGTGGCTGCGCTCGAAGCTGCTGGGATTGAGGATGATGACTTTTTGCCCCAGCACGTCCTGCCGGTAGCCCGCCGTTGCCTCGCTGATCTCGCCCTTGATGTCCACGACGAGGGCGCTGCCCCGCCATTGCAGCAGGTTGGAGGTGATGCTCAGGCCTTTGCCGCTGCGGTTGGGACCAAACCACATGAAATGGCCCAGTTCCTTCTTGCCCGCCGAGCCGGGCCGCACCGCCAGCAGGGTGCGGTAGGCGGACCCGATCAGCACTCCGTCTCCTTCCAGGGGATGATGCGTGAGGGTGTCCAGTTCGGCGGGCCGGGCGAAGTGGCCGTCGTACCGGCGCTCGGCCACCGTGTCTTTGAAGTTGTAGACGAACCAGAACCCGGCCAACAGTGAGGCCAGGGCCATCGGCCACAGGCCCAGCATGAACAGCGCCAGCGACGCGCTGACCACCAGCAGGGCGAGCAGGTAGCGCAGCATGAACTTCGCGTAGTTGACCCTCACAGGGCGCGCCGGGGTGGGGTGGGCGAGTGAAGCTTGGCCGCCTCGACTTTCGCCGCGTTGACGCGGGTGTCGCGCATCGCCACCACTTCAGGCCGCCAGATCAAACCGAGCAGGGCGCTGAGGACGCCGAACAGCAGCCCGCCCAGGAGCAGGGCCTTGATCGGCAGCGGGGCGCTCCAGGTCACGAGAAAGGTTTGCAGGCACCCGCTGGAGCGAAAGCAGTGGTCCAGGTAGCCGAAGCTGAATGAGCCGCCCTGGTGACTCTGTTCATAGGCCCGCTTCACCGTTGCGGCGGCCCGGCTCAGGTCCGGCTGCAAGCTCAGCAGGATCAGCAGCGAGAACAGGACGGTGGAGACGATCCCCAGCCATTTGGTGAGCATGGGGCGCATGTCCACATACATGGTTTGCAAACGCATGGATGGACCTCCTGATCAACCGAATTGAATGTCGATGGTCTTTTTCTGGTCGGATGACTCGCTCTCCTCGACGCCGCGTGGCGTTCCGCCAGATGAAGTGGTTTGATCTGCGAACCTTTCTTTCCAGCTCTCCTCCAAGTGGCGGTAGAGCCGACTGTGGAACTGCTGCTCCAGATCACCCGTCTTCCGCAGGGCAAAGAAGTCCTCACGGGTGAGGCGGGTGTCCCTGGGCAGGACGACATGGGCGTGCGGATGTTCGGTGTGTCCGGTGTGGCCGGCATGCACCGCCAGGTAGTAGCGGCTGACGCCCTGGGCGTGAAGCACCGCTGTGGCCCAGCGTTCGGTGTCCTTTTCAGACATGCTCCGGTCACCGCTGCTGAGAACGATGTGGTAGAGGTATTTTGACCGGTCCGCCGCCAACCGCTCGAACAGGGCCTGCCGCTGCTCCGGGTGGGCCTGGAGGTTGACGCGGCCTTCCGGCATGACCAGGTCACGGCTGATGCGGTGGGCGTGTTCGTGGTCCGGGCGGGTGGTGAAATAATCAATGTTTCGCAGGACGGCGCTGGCCCGGCCCCGGCCTGGATTCGCGCCTGTGGTGGGAAGCGTGCGGTAGCGGGCTTTGACGACGGTTTGAAGTTTGGATCGTTGGCTCCGCCCGGCCGTGGGCGGCTGAACGTTCCGGCTGCCCCGCGCCTTGCGGCTGCCCAGCACATCGTCTATGTCCGTGTACCCCATGGGCGTCATTCCAGGCCCTGTTCGTCAGCGCCCGTGAGCCTTTGTTGTTTGTCGGCGTGCAGGCCCGCGCTCTGGCGGTACACCTCGTTCAGCGTGGTCAGCTCGTCAACGTGTTTGTGGCTGGCGGCCCAGGTCTGGCTCCACTGTTTTTTCTCGATGGCCTTGATGCGTTCCACGGACATCGGCGTCTCGTAGTGCATGGCCGCCTGCACCATGCGGCGCGCGGTGCCGGCTTCCATGTAGGTTCTGACCTGGAAGTCGAAGGTGCGCTCTAAAAACTGTTGCAACTCCTGTCTGACCACTTGCCGGACCGTGGGCAGCACTAGGGCTTCACCCGCCTCGTTCGCCTCCGCCTGGGCGGCGTAGGACAGCAAGGCCCCGCCCAACTCGGTCAGCGGCATGCCGGACTCTGCGGCTTTGGCCCGCAGGAAGCTGGCCACCTCTCCTGACACCCGCACTTGAATTTTCTCTGTCACTTCCTTCATCGCGCCTCCTTTTTACAGATATTAGCGTAAATATCTATAGCTGAAGAGGCACTTGTGCAGCTCCCGAACACAGAATCTGTTGACAGCAACCAGATTCTGGAAAAAGACCTGCCAGCAAACGGAAAATGAACAGGCGGAATCGGACCCTTATCCTGCCTTACGCACCTCAACACGCCAGCACCCCACACCCACCTTCAAAAACGGTCTTGGCAGGACCGTTGGCCGCCCGCTCCTCAAGCAAGACGCCCAGCCACCCCAACGGGCGGCCTCCCGCCGGTGGCGGGACCGTCGTGGCCCCCCTTCAACGTCATCGTTCACGCCTACGAGGTCTGGGCCAAAGCTCTGGCGTTCGCGCCTTCCGCGCCCAAGCGGAGGCGTTCCCAGCATGCCCTGTCGCCCTGCCAAAGAACCGTTGACCCGTGCCTCACCACGCCACTGCGCGCCGCCTGAGCCACCGATTCTGCGGATGGTTTAGATCAACATCAGTCTTCGCCAGTAGAGGTTGCTCCTGGGTCAACTGCACCTTGCTCAGAGCCTTGACGGGGCTGAGGCGGCGCGGCCATTCTCTCAGATCCGGCGTCGTTCAGCTTGGGCTTGGACCGCGTTTGCCGGACCTTGGGACGCTTGACAGCGGTTCGCGCCGCCACCCGTGCCTGGAGCTGCTCACGGTACTGTGCGGCCACCCGGTCAAAGTCCACTGCGCCGCTCGTCACATCTTCGGCATGGGCCACCACCCCCTGTCTGGCCCGGTGTAATGCCAGTGAACGCACCGTCTTGTCATACCACCGGTCAAAGGAAAGATCGGTCCTCACCAGATCGTCCTTGCATTTTCGGCAACCGATGGTGAAGGAGTCGGCAACGGGAACAGCCACGATCTCGCCCGTCCGCAAAGCCGCCTGATACTCCCGGTAAAAACGCACGGCAGAGACGCCTTCGGGCAGCGTGTTGATCAGGGTTGAAACCGCCTGGATGGCTTGCTGGGTCATAGCGCCAGTCTAGCAGCAGGAATGGATATTTACATCAATATCGGCAAGGTGAGAGGCAGCAAAGACAGTTTCTGTCGCCGTAATCGGTGTGGCATGGGCGGGTCAGCTCCCTCATTCTGAGCCGAGCCGAGTTGTCTGATCAACCGGTGGCCGGGTAAGGGGCAGAGAAGACACTACTGGTTACACTGACGGCATGGTCAAAACGCCGATCCGACGGTTCTCATACCTGGGTCACGACATCGAGATCATCCGGGAACGCACCAATCTTCCCGCCACCTCGAAGTTCGAGCCGCGCGTCGGCGTCCAGGTGCGCTATAGCCTGAAGTTCGACGGCCAACTCACCGATTGGAGCGAGTTCGTTGAGGCTACGGAGGATGAGGCGTCCGCGCAGGCCATGATCGAGCTGGCCCTGCGGCGCACGCAGACTCTGAGCAACGAGAAAAAATCCTCTGGCGTCTCACCCGCAGCCTGAATCGTTCGCTGTCACCGCTTTGTTAGGGTGAGGCATGAAGAACAGACCGACACTTGCCGCCAGCATCGCCCTTGGAATCGCCGTGGGGGCCGCCCTGGGCGTGGCCCTGGGGGATCTCGCCGTGGGCATCGGGCTGGGTATCGCCCTGGGAGCCGCCTTCGGTTTCCTGCGCTCCAAGTAGGGCCAGGCCTTCAGGCCATGGTGGCGTGAAAGCCCAGCCGGGCTAGCTCGTCCACCCAGCACTTTCTGGCCTGGACCATCCGCTCGGGGTCAGGGTGGTTGAGCACCACCGTCAGTCCGGTGCCGGACACGGGATGGGGGGTCGGCCCGTACGTCGCAACGACATCCTGAAAGCCAGCCTGAATGATGGCCTCCACCACTGCGTCGAGCTGTGCTGTGGTGGGAAGCTCTTGGACCAGGACATAACTGGGCATACCGTCAGGATAAAAAACCAAAAATGACAGGCGTGAGGTCGCATAAAGACAGGGGGCGCAGCCCAAGCGAAGCCTCACACTTGGTGATCTGTCAAGGATTTGGTGGAGGCTCAGTTCGGGATGGGGGTTTGCTCCTCAAAGCGTGGCTCCCCAGCCTTTTTTCGCAGCGACAACGGCTCAGATTTTACTGCCGTGATCTCGGGATCTGGCTCGCCGTACAGGACATTGGAACCCGAAACACCCTCCCAGGAAAACCGTGGCTTCAGCGGCTTTGCCGAGAGCTTCCATGCCCGTCTGCGCGCAGAAGGTCTCAATCAAGAGGTGTTTTACTCCGCCAAACACGCCCAGGTACTGCTGGACGATTGGCGGGCGTTCTACAATGTCCGCAGACCCCACTTGTCACTCAGCTACCGGATCCCAGACGAGGTTGCTGAGCAGGCCAGGGGACGGGCTGCCGCCCCCTTTGCGGAAACAACACCGCAAATGTGGCCGTCGGCCCGTCCCCTGGGTGAGCCGGGAAAGCCGATGTTGTCCCCTTGAGCTGAGTCGAGTCTCGACGCGAAACCGTCCAACCTTTTGGGGCCAGCACAGCACCAGGGTGGTGACCACCACGCCCGTACTTTTTGGGCTGCGCCACAGGATCAGTTCCAGTAGCAGCAAGCCCATCGTCAGCGCGGGATACGCGGGGCGGTCAAAGGCCGTCCCCTGGCCACTCAGGGGGTCCAGAATGGCGCCAAGGCAGAAGGCGACGGCCGCGACCGGCATCGCCAGCAGCAGAATCAGTCGCCAGCCATCTGATTCGGTGGATCGCACTGATAACGAGGTGGCGTGGCGATTCATGTCTGTGCTGATGATGAGGAGAACAGCCGCACTCAAGTCTTACTTCACCGTTTCCTTCTCCCGTTTCCGGTGTGGTCCTGAATGCCCTCACACGCTGATCTCCACATCACCACGGTGTGCTGGCCTATCCTAATCGCAGGAGGCCCGAGTGAACCGGCGCGCGATTCCCCCACACTTCACGACCGAGCAACGCGCCTTCCTGTCGTGCGTCATCACGACGCCCGCCCACATCTTCCTGCGCGCCACCGCCGGTGCCGGCAAGACCACCACCCTGCTCGAGGCTGCCTGGCAGCTCGGGCAGCCCGGCGTCTATTTCGCGTACAACAAGCACGCCGTCGCTGACCTGCAACCCCGCCTGCCCCGCCCGGTCCGTGCCCGCACCCTCCACGCCCATGGGCTAGGGTTATTGAACAGCCAGACGGCAGGGCTGGAACTGGTCCGCGATAAGGGCCGACAGGTGGCGGCCCGCGTCCTGCGCAGTCCCCGAGCTCCCGTGTACGCCGCCGCACGCGCCTGGGACATTGCCCGCGAGGAAGGCCTCCTCACCCTCACTCAGACCGACGCCGAACGCCTCGCCGCCCGCAGCGACTGGCGCGGCCTCCCCCACGAACTCCAGGACCTGATCCCCGCCATGCATGACGCCGGTGACCACCTCTGGCAGGATGCCCGCAGCGCGGACTACACGGACATGCTCTGGCTCCCGGTCCGTCACGGCTACGGCCAGCACAGCCTGCGCCTGGCCCTGGTGGACGAAGCCCAGGACCTCACGCCCCTCCGTCAGCAGTTCGTCCAGCACCTGCTCGGCCTGCCAGACGCCACGGACGCAGGACGGCTGATTTTCGTGGGCGACAGCGATCAGAGCATCTACCTGTGGGCCGGCGCAGACCCCGCCGCCCTGAGCCGCCTGAAGACCGCGGTCAATGCCGTGGAGTTGCCGCTGTCCGTCTCGTTCCGCTGTCCGCAGGAAGTGGTGAGGTACGCGCGCGCGTACAGCTCGTTCATTCAGCCCGCCCCACAAGCCACACCCGGCATGATCGAGCATGTCAGCGCGGAGACGGCCACGTATGAACGGGGCGACACGGTGCTGTGCCGCACGAACGCGCCCTTGATCCGGCTGGCGCTGGAACTGATGACCCAGCGGGTGAGTGTCAGCGTGGTGGGCCGGGATCTGGAAGTCAGGTTGCGGGAGGCCTTGATGGCGGCCTTGCCGGCGCACGGCACCTTTGAGAATGACAGCGTGACTGAACTGGCGCGGGCGTACCTGGCCCCGCTGGATGAGCCATTGAAGCAGCGCGCGGCGGAGGGGGACCGGGCGGCCCGGCAGCAACGCACGGAACTGTATGACCTTGCCCGCTGCCTGCGGTATCTGGCGTGGGTGGTGTCCCGGGCGTCGGGAGAGGGCACGCTAGAGGGGGCGCTGGCCTTGCTAGCAGAGTTGTGCCGGGAGGATGCGGATGCGGACGTCATCCTGGCGTCGGTGCACCGGGCGAAGGGGAAGGAGTGGCCGCGCGTGACGATCCTGTACCCGGAGCTGATGCCGCTTGCGCAGGGGGATGAGGCCGAGGAGCGGGCGGTGCAATTCGTGGCGGTGACGCGGGCGCAGCAGGTGCTGCGTTTTGCGTATGGGAAGGAGGCATGGGCGACGCAGGCGTTCGTGAAGCCAGGTGAACTCCCGAACGCTCCACCACAGGAGGTCACCCGGTCCGGCACTCAGCCTGCCCAGGCTGCACGGGCATCAACAGTGCGGAAACCCAAAGTGCAGCCTGCCCCCAGGATCATTCGGCCGGGAGGAGCAGACACCCTGCTGGGAGGCGACGTTATGCTGGGACGGGAAACGGTGCGCGAGCGGCTGCTGACCCTGGCGGAGGAGGACCGCGCGCTGGTGCGGGTCTGGGCGTTGACCGGCTTGCAAGCGCTGTCGGGGACGCGTGAGGCTGTCGTGGCCGTGCATGAGGCCTATCTGCTGGCCTACGAGCAGGCAGCGGCACTGGCCCGCTTGGCGCAGCCCGTGGGGCGTGGACGGGGCGTAGCGATCTGTGTGTTTGAGTCACCTCTGGCGCGGGTGCAGTTCGCCAGAAAGATCCGGGTGGGCAAGGCCATGATCCGGCTGAAGCTAGGGGGACAGGACTTGCGGTTTGAGCTGAGCAGTGGGGAGCTGGTGGGGGCGGTGGGACCGCTGTCCACGTTCATTCTGCCGGAGGCGCTGGAAAGCTTACGGGCGAGTTGAGAGGCGGCGCTGCGAGGGCCAGAGCGTGAACCAGTTCCGCTCTTCAATCGAATAAGGAGGGGAGGGCGACTGGAGCCGGCGCGTCTGGCCACGCCCCGATCTCACGGAACTCCAGCCCCCTGGCACGCAACTCCTTAAGCGCAGGCGCGGTGATCGACGGTGCCGCCAAAATGCCCCGGACTGTCCCTATCCCAGACTTCTGAACGGTAGCGACGTAGCGGCCCAGTTGGCTGACGGCGTCCTGGGTGGCCCGGCCCCGCTTGAGTTCTACGACGACGTACTGGCCTTGAGTATCTTTTGCGTACAGGTCAATGCCACCGGAATCAATCAGCAACTCGCGGTCCAGCACGGTCAGGCCGGGTTCGATTAATTCCGGGTGACGTGCCAGGGCGTCCTGCATCTGCTTCTCTGAACCGGACAGTGTGAAAGACGCCTCCTCGTGCAACTCCAGCGCGAGCGCCAGGTGCGGGTGAAGAAAGGTCACGCGCACCAGTTCCTCCGGACTGCGGCGGGACGCGTGCAACACACAGTGACCATGTTCGACACGGGCGCTGAGTTCGTCCGTACGGGGTTGCCAGTTCATCGGCTTGATGCCAGTGGGGGCATGGATCTGGAGACTGCCGTCGCGTTTGATCATCACGAGGTACGCACCAACTTCGGCCGTGCTGGCGGCACGGCCGTGGTAGGTAACTTCGGCCAGGCCGGCGATCTGGAGGAGAACGTCACGGGTGCGGGTATGGGTGTTAAGGAAGGTGGTCAGGCTGCCAGGGTCCGGCGTGAGGAGTTGAGAGCGGATCATGCCGGTATGGTGGCACAGCACGTCAGCGGGTCCTGATCAACGCAGTGAGGTGAACCCAACCACCCGACATGCTGTGAATGTCTCGAACACTTTGCGACAAACAAATGTGCGCTGCCACCGTCGTGGACCGCAGCGGCGTGGTCCTGGCCATGGCCCGTTCCGAGAACGCTGGGCCGCACACCCTGGGGGCCAGCCAGGGCAAGGCGTTCACCAGCGCCAGCGCCCGCAACCTGACCAGTACCATTGCCAAGGGGCTGGAAGCCAATCCCGGCCTGGCCGACATCCCCGGCTACCTGGTGCTGGCCGGCGGCGCACCGATCCGCGTGGGCGGCGCCGTGGTTGGCGCCGTCGGTGTGGGCGGCGCACCCAGCGGGTTGATCGACGAGACGTGCGGCACCGACGCCGTGACCACGGTGCTGGGCAAGTAAGTTGCAAGGCATGAGGTTGTCCAGATCGTTGCATTGATCGTACTGGGCAGCCTCTCGCCTCTGCTGGGATCGTGCCAGGCTCAGGGGGGCGAGCTACCCTCCGTGCGCGAGATCTTGCGGATCACCGATATCGACGTGAACCACGTCAACAATCTGGGCTGGATCGCCCTGCTGGAAGCCGTGATCCTGGGCGACGGCGGCCCCACGCACACCGAGATCGTGCGCGAGCTGCTGGCCCATGGGGCAGACCGCCGCATCGCAGATCGGGAAGGTGTCACACCCCTTCAGCACGCGCGTCAGCGTGGGTAGACGGCGATGGTGAGGCTCCTTGGGAACAACGTCGGCTCCGACTGAGTCTTTGCCTTTTGAGCTGATCAGCCGCGCCCTTCTCCCGTCCGCCCACGTTGGGCTTCACCTGTCGAGCAGGGCGCAACTTGTCTTCTCATTCGAGTGGAACGAAATGGGACCTTCATCAGGTCAAGTCCTCGTCGTTCAGATCTGGTGGAAGCTTGATCGTCTGAACCACTGGCACTCAGTGTGCTCTGGCTGTCTTGGGTCGCAGGTGCAGCGCCGCCACGATGATCCCGCCCAGCACGATGCCCACGAGGGCGGACCCCAGCGTTTCCACCAGCCACTCCACCACGCCCGCTGCCAAGGGAATGGCGTGGCCTGCCGCCAGGGCCAGATCGTGCAAGGTGTGTGCGGGCCAGCCCAGTCCGAACTTGTCCAGGCCGTCGACGATGATGTGACCGCCCACCCACAGCATCGCCGCCGTGCCGATTGCCGACAGCGCCGACATCACCACTGGCATGCCCTTGACCAAGCCGCGCCCCACTGCCTGAGCTGCCCTGGAACCCCTGGCCACCAGCCGCACGCCAAGATCGTCAGCCTTCACGATCAGCCCCACCACGCCGTAGACCAGCGCCGTGATCATGAAAGCCACCACCACCAGGATCAGCGCGCGAGCAAATAGGGGCTGCGTGGCCACTTCCGCCAGCGAGATCGCCATGATTTCCGCCGACAGGATGAAGTCGGTACGAATCGCGCCCGAGACCATCTTCTCCTCGTGGGCGTCGCTGGCGAGCTTGATGACGTCCTCTCCCTCTGAGTTGTGGTGGCCCCAGATCGCCTCGTACAGCTTCTCGGCCCCCTCGAAACACAGGTACGTCCCGCCCACCATCAGCAGCGGATTGAGCGCCCACGGCAGAAACTGGCTCAGCAGCAGCGCGGCGGGCAGAATAAACACGATCTTGTTTTTCAGCGAACCCTTGGCGATGCGCCAGATGATCGGCAACTCGCGGTCCGGGGTGAAGCCGGTGACGTAGCGGGGCGTGACCGCCGTGTCGTCCACCACGACGCCAATCGCCTTGACCCCGGCCTTGCCCGCCGCCGCGCCGATGTCGTCAATGGAGGCGGCGGCCAGCTTGGCCAGCGCGGCCACGTCATCGAGCAGGGCGACGAGGCCGCCGCTCATCGGCCCACGTCCATGCCTGGGTGAGAAAGACAAAAGCCAGAAAGACGAAAGAGCGCGGGCGGAAGCGGCCAGGAGGTCATCAGGCCGCTCACCCTAGCAAGAGTGGATGAAGCCTTCAGCAGCCCTGCACAGAACCATCCGTTCGGGCCGGGCTGCGTACACTGCCCGGCATGGACTCTTTCTGGAACGAACTCAAACTCATGCAGGGCCCGCTGGTGGCCTTTGTGCTCAGCGGAATGATCGGCTGGGAACGCGAACGCATGCACCGCAGCGCGGGCCTGCGGACCCACATGCTGGTGGGCATGAGCGCGGCCCTGTTCGTGGTGCTGGCCGAATCCCTGATTGTCTCGTTTGGCACCGACGACAATGGTGTGCGCTTCGA
This window contains:
- a CDS encoding type IV secretory system conjugative DNA transfer family protein encodes the protein MRVNYAKFMLRYLLALLVVSASLALFMLGLWPMALASLLAGFWFVYNFKDTVAERRYDGHFARPAELDTLTHHPLEGDGVLIGSAYRTLLAVRPGSAGKKELGHFMWFGPNRSGKGLSITSNLLQWRGSALVVDIKGEISEATAGYRQDVLGQKVIILNPSSFERSHRFDPFAEMETDEQIFSAATAFMSPDQDGENAVFAQRAAAALAAIIKAAKVNGWPVIPTLDELLYDAEGLKGAALKLHKLGDRMVSKWLTAFLSKAPDKMDWAAAENDRFLKNSWQRLVTAAQYLTTDGVIHMTSASDFRARELMDRPVTVYLVFRESELDLTLPLFNLVVDSVIRTMLRTYDLNVPHYSQHGVKTLGIFDEAYRATPHNMPDYSATVSGRGIYLCMYVQSLAQLGERWGRGGKTTLLDNIHTKIFLPSVDRNEADKESTAAFVSNSCGQYMVEDRSLNKQEHAHELSSGVRLTTRELITAAEFGQLKPTHSVILTNELPPIFAHRLEPWRFKSFVVAQAFPLPEIDVLGDLETPERAEVAAEAPPVTRVSRAALEPQAAQVTPSVAADQAATTPQTADLDGAAASGKSSAGVGERHEEEPLIGF
- a CDS encoding UvrD-helicase domain-containing protein, translated to MNRRAIPPHFTTEQRAFLSCVITTPAHIFLRATAGAGKTTTLLEAAWQLGQPGVYFAYNKHAVADLQPRLPRPVRARTLHAHGLGLLNSQTAGLELVRDKGRQVAARVLRSPRAPVYAAARAWDIAREEGLLTLTQTDAERLAARSDWRGLPHELQDLIPAMHDAGDHLWQDARSADYTDMLWLPVRHGYGQHSLRLALVDEAQDLTPLRQQFVQHLLGLPDATDAGRLIFVGDSDQSIYLWAGADPAALSRLKTAVNAVELPLSVSFRCPQEVVRYARAYSSFIQPAPQATPGMIEHVSAETATYERGDTVLCRTNAPLIRLALELMTQRVSVSVVGRDLEVRLREALMAALPAHGTFENDSVTELARAYLAPLDEPLKQRAAEGDRAARQQRTELYDLARCLRYLAWVVSRASGEGTLEGALALLAELCREDADADVILASVHRAKGKEWPRVTILYPELMPLAQGDEAEERAVQFVAVTRAQQVLRFAYGKEAWATQAFVKPGELPNAPPQEVTRSGTQPAQAARASTVRKPKVQPAPRIIRPGGADTLLGGDVMLGRETVRERLLTLAEEDRALVRVWALTGLQALSGTREAVVAVHEAYLLAYEQAAALARLAQPVGRGRGVAICVFESPLARVQFARKIRVGKAMIRLKLGGQDLRFELSSGELVGAVGPLSTFILPEALESLRAS
- the nucS gene encoding endonuclease NucS, which gives rise to MIRSQLLTPDPGSLTTFLNTHTRTRDVLLQIAGLAEVTYHGRAASTAEVGAYLVMIKRDGSLQIHAPTGIKPMNWQPRTDELSARVEHGHCVLHASRRSPEELVRVTFLHPHLALALELHEEASFTLSGSEKQMQDALARHPELIEPGLTVLDRELLIDSGGIDLYAKDTQGQYVVVELKRGRATQDAVSQLGRYVATVQKSGIGTVRGILAAPSITAPALKELRARGLEFREIGAWPDAPAPVALPSLFD
- a CDS encoding heme-binding protein → MCAATVVDRSGVVLAMARSENAGPHTLGASQGKAFTSASARNLTSTIAKGLEANPGLADIPGYLVLAGGAPIRVGGAVVGAVGVGGAPSGLIDETCGTDAVTTVLGK
- a CDS encoding ankyrin repeat domain-containing protein, producing the protein MIVLGSLSPLLGSCQAQGGELPSVREILRITDIDVNHVNNLGWIALLEAVILGDGGPTHTEIVRELLAHGADRRIADREGVTPLQHARQRG